TTGCCCACGCCCGTCAGCGTGATGCGAAAATCAAACAACGTGTCGGGACAGGTAAACATAAACCACACATCGCGTTGCGCTACTCCGCTGTTGAAGCAACTGGGCAAGTTGTCGTTCCCAATATTGGTCGGCGTGGCACCGACGTTGGTGTAAACATCAGGCGTGCAGTTCGGCGCGAATCCGAGGTCAATCAAACCGGCGCAGTCATCATTTACAGGGGTTTGCGCAGACATCGCGCTCGCCATCCCGAGCGCGGCGATTAGTAGGAAAACTTTTTTCATCTTTAGTATGTAGGCAATTGCTTCCAGGTCACTCCCGCCTTAGGGAATGAGTGCCAAAAGTAGGGAGAGCGGCCAATATGCCAAATTGCTGCGGGGCTTTTGTGTCGCGGGCTGGCATATTGGGCTGCCTGAAAGCCGAGGCATCGTGTTTGTGAAGTGCCGATTGGATATCTTCGCACACCATTATCAAATCGTCGCCAACGTCAAATCAACCCAACAATATGAGCATTCGAGACCAGCTTTGGAAAACTATCTTTGAGGACTTTTTCCAAGACTCCATGTATTTTTTCTTTCCTCAAAATGCCGACGAGATTGATTTCTCCCATGTACCTGAATTTTTGGACAAAGAATTGGCCCGAATCTTTCCGCGCACTCAGCAAAAAGGCCGGGTAGTGGACAAGTTGGTGAAAATCAGACTCAAAAATGGGCGATACAACTGGTTGTTGATTCATATCGAGGTACAGGGGTATCACGACCCCGATTTCCCCAAGCGAATGTATCAGGCATACTATCGAATCTCTGAGCGGTACGACAGGCAAGTAGCTGCTCTGGCTGTGCTCACCGATGAAAACGAGCGCTTTTTACCCGATGCTTACGAGCGTGGCATTTGGGGAACCCGTTTGCGCTACGAATATCCGATTTACAAAGTGTCTGCCCACCCGCCGGAAGAGTACGAAGGCAGTCTCAATCCTTTTGCTATTGTGATGGAGGCAGCCTATTATGGCCTCCAAAAACACAGGCTTGATGATGAAGGCAAAATGAAAATCAAATTGTCGCTGGTCAAAAAACTGCTGCAAAAAGGATTTGAAAAAGAGAAAATTCGCAAATTGCTGGACTTCATTGATGGATATGTGAATTTTGAAAACATGGAAAACCACGATAAATTTGCACACGAAATAGATAAACACTACAAATCAGCGCCAACCATGACTATCGAACAAATCGTCACGAAGCATTACAAACAATTGGCCCGAAAACAAGGCCGCGAGGAGGGAATAGCCGAAGGTCGCGCGGAGGGTCGCGCGGAGGGTCGCGCGGAGGGAATAGCCGAGGTGACCGCAAAGCACATTGAAAAGCTTCTAGTCAAAGGCTTCGCCACAAACCAGATAGCGGAACTTCTAGAGATTCCATTGGAAACAGTAGAGGCTATCCAAAAAAAGTTGGCCAACACCAATTGAACTAAAGTCCCTATTCGGCGCAATTCTCCAGCAGCATCCGCACCTCATCCAGTCGGTAAGGCTCGTTCGCGTTCCCCCATGCGGTATTGACGTAGTTCAGGATGTTTGTAATGTGAATTTCCGAGAGTTTTGTTGCGCCGGGCATCGCTTCGGCATAGATTTTCCCATTCACGACAATCGTGTCCTGTAAGCCGTATCGCAATACACAGGGCAGTTTCTCTCGATTTAGTCTCAAGTAGTCAGCGCTAGCCAAAGGAGGGATGAGCGCCCCCAACCCTTCACCCGAATC
This genomic interval from Saprospiraceae bacterium contains the following:
- a CDS encoding cytochrome c — its product is MTKADSTIMVFSQSLATLLFLGTFTLVSCENHPYREGERLYRANCANCHMDSGEGLGALIPPLASADYLRLNREKLPCVLRYGLQDTIVVNGKIYAEAMPGATKLSEIHITNILNYVNTAWGNANEPYRLDEVRMLLENCAE